The DNA window CCTAGGGACACTCCATGGGGACATCGCGGAAGTGTGGCCACACccgcagcagctccttgggcccGTAGTGGTGCACCATGACCAGCCGGGAGAAGCGGCACTTGTCGTAGTCCAGCCAGTACATGGTGAAGGTGCCGGCCGGCGGGTCGGTGACGGCCACGCCCAGCGCGTGCAGGCAGATGCCCACGAACGCGTCCTCCATGTTGATGGCTGGCAGCGTCTGCGCCACGGCAAACACGCGCCGTGCCAGGTCCCCCGAGAGGACGTAGCCGGGCCCGCCGCAGTAGGGCGGGTAGGTGTCGTTGGGGTACACCTCGCGGGGCACAAACCACTTGTAGGCGGGGTTCCGCAGCGGCCCCGTCCAGCGGTACACGTAGCCCGTCATGAAGTTGGTCCTGAGAGGATGCAGCAGCCGCCCTGCCAGGAACTCCAGGTTGAGGAAGACGTCGTGGTCGGCCTTCATCACGTAGGTGGCATTGGGGCAGAAGCGGCTCACCCACTCCAGCCCCATCAGCGTCTTGAGCGTCAGGTTGTTGTAGGTGTCCAGGaagtcctgctgcaggaggtccCCGTGCAGCTtgtcctcctcctgcagcaccgGGCGCAGCTCGGCGCCGAAGACAGGGTGGACGCCGAGCAGGAAGAGGCGCAGCACGCTCAGCCCCGGCACGGCGCTCTCGTTGCCCCAGGTGCGGCGCACGGCGTCACGCGCGGCCAGGTCAGCCGGGGCCgtcaccaccagcagcaccaggaacGGCGCCCGCTCCCGGCACTTCTCGGGGTGGTTCAGCAGGAAGCGGTAGGGGTATGGGTACGGCGGCTGCAGCGGGTGCCGCGGTGGCTGTGGGGGCACCGTGGCGTTGCTGGGGCgtggggccgggctggggtGGACggtggtgctgggaggggacgCGGGGTGCTGGgtgtgcagagccagcaggg is part of the Corvus moneduloides isolate bCorMon1 chromosome 32, bCorMon1.pri, whole genome shotgun sequence genome and encodes:
- the LOC116437064 gene encoding beta-1,3-galactosyltransferase 2-like gives rise to the protein MKLPPSSRLVLLPVAAGLALLALHTQHPASPPSTTVHPSPAPRPSNATVPPQPPRHPLQPPYPYPYRFLLNHPEKCRERAPFLVLLVVTAPADLAARDAVRRTWGNESAVPGLSVLRLFLLGVHPVFGAELRPVLQEEDKLHGDLLQQDFLDTYNNLTLKTLMGLEWVSRFCPNATYVMKADHDVFLNLEFLAGRLLHPLRTNFMTGYVYRWTGPLRNPAYKWFVPREVYPNDTYPPYCGGPGYVLSGDLARRVFAVAQTLPAINMEDAFVGICLHALGVAVTDPPAGTFTMYWLDYDKCRFSRLVMVHHYGPKELLRVWPHFRDVPMECP